One Candidatus Neomarinimicrobiota bacterium DNA segment encodes these proteins:
- a CDS encoding metal-sulfur cluster assembly factor, translated as MVTATAEIKEKVMDALHECYDPEIPVNIVDLGLVYNVDIDDDSNVEITMTLTAQGCPMSDMIDQQVTDAVEALDEVNDAHVDIVWEPRWNPQMISQEGRKQLGME; from the coding sequence ATGGTAACTGCAACCGCAGAAATCAAAGAAAAAGTAATGGATGCGCTCCATGAGTGCTACGATCCGGAAATTCCGGTGAACATCGTTGACCTGGGACTGGTCTACAACGTGGACATTGATGACGATTCCAACGTGGAAATCACCATGACGCTGACTGCCCAGGGCTGCCCCATGAGCGATATGATCGATCAGCAGGTGACCGACGCGGTGGAAGCACTGGACGAGGTGAATGACGCCCACGTGGACATCGTTTGGGAACCGCGCTGGAATCCCCAGATGATCAGCCAGGAAGGGCGAAAACAGCTGGGAATGGAATAA